Proteins from one Cryptomeria japonica chromosome 4, Sugi_1.0, whole genome shotgun sequence genomic window:
- the LOC131063540 gene encoding UDP-glycosyltransferase 91C1, which produces MAEEKQRELRVVMFPWLAQGHITPFLELAKRLATHGLKIFFVSTPLNIKLRIRPQVLNTPGIDLVELAMPSVEGLPRGLEFSADVVKRADAPVILPLLSVAMDLLEKPFEALLQQLSPDFVIYDVIQHWVPRVAAKLPHPIPPIVFVTPEVAGISYLEGQLDTTSGNPSAEDLMVSPPGFPSPNIRFKLFEGRRAMEHLYRKRSDGLSIVERLSICLRESWAIACNACSELEGEYIDYLRRVVKKPVFSVGILMPKLTPLPLDDVCLRWLDTQPVGSVLVLSFGSQYILNHQQFSAIAMGLQESNVSFLWILPAGHDLLQGFQDQIGEKGLVVAKWAPQLHILNHPSIAAFLTHCGWNSMTEGLRFGVPLITLPMQFEQGLCARLACELNVGVEVTRNNEDGSFTKEDINKAIRVIMKEEEGAQIKCSVAKISDMLTNNNFEVSERNVRDFVSMLRTSNKQLG; this is translated from the exons ATGGCGGAAGAAAAGCAGAGAGAGCTCCGTGTGGTGATGTTTCCGTGGCTTGCCCAGGGTCACATAACACCCTTCCTTGAGCTTGCCAAAAGGCTGGCCACTCATGGTTTAAAAATTTTCTTTGTGTCAACTCCACTGAACATTAAGTTACGAATTAGACCGCAAGTGCTAAATACACCGGGGATAGATCTGGTGGAGTTGGCGATGCCCTCCGTAGAGGGGCTGCCAAGAGGATTAGAGTTCTCTGCTGACGTTGTCAAGAGAGCAGACGCTCCCGTAATACTACCTTTACTCTCAGTCGCCATGGACCTCTTGGAGAAGCCCTTCGAAGCGCTGCTGCAGCAGCTCTCACCAGATTTTGTGATCTACGATGTAATCCAGCACTGGGTTCCTCGTGTGGCTGCCAAGCTGCCCCATCCCATTCCCCCCATAGTATTCGTCACACCGGAAGTGGCCGGCATCAGCTATTTGGAAGGACAGCTAGACACCACATCGGGAAACCCTAGCGCTGAGGATTTGATGGTATCGCCGCCCGGATTCCCTTCACCCAATATTCGCTTCAAGTTGTTCGAAGGGCGGAGGGCCATGGAGCATCTATATCGCAAGCGTTCAGATGGGCTTAGCATCGTAGAGCGCTTAAGCATCTGCTTGCGCGAGAGTTGGGCAATCGCGTGCAATGCGTGTTCCGAGTTAGAAGGGGAGTACATCGACTATCTGCGGAGAGTGGTGAAGAAACCAGTGTTCTCTGTTGGAATACTCATGCCTAAACTCACGCCACTACCACTTGATGATGTTTGTTTGCGGTGGCTTGATACGCAACCTGTTGGTTCAGTGCTAGTCTTGTCTTTTGGCAGCCAGTATATTCTTAACCACCAACAGTTTTCTGCAATTGCAATGGGACTGCAAGAGAGTAACGTATCATTCCTCTGGATTTTGCCTGCCGGACATGACTTGCTGCAAGGTTTCCAAGATCAGATTGGG GAAAAGGGGTTGGTGGTGGCAAAGTGGGCTCCACAGTTACATATTTTGAATCATCCTTCTATAGCTGCTTTTTTAACTCATTGTGGGTGGAACTCAATGACAGAAGGCTTAAGATTTGGAGTGCCACTTATAACCCTTCCAATGCAATTTGAGCAAGGGTTATGTGCAAGACTAGCTTGCGAGCTCAATGTGGGAGTGGAAGTGACAAGAAATAATGAGGATGGATCTTTTACTAAGGAGGATATCAATAAAGCAATTAGAGTCAtaatgaaagaagaagaaggagcaCAAATCAAATGTAGTGTTGCAAAGATAAGTGACATGTTGACTAACAATAATTTCGAAGTTAGTGAAAGAAATGTGAGGGACTTTGTTTCCATGCTTAGGACCTCTAATAAACAGCTAGGTTGA